In a genomic window of Melanotaenia boesemani isolate fMelBoe1 chromosome 1, fMelBoe1.pri, whole genome shotgun sequence:
- the LOC121639665 gene encoding uncharacterized protein LOC121639665, with protein sequence MASSFSTPSEPSDEDDVSQSSQRLSRGRSGGRSRGRARGFRVRGRGRGRGTRAVASRAEHSDRVEQYRRDHLAATQRLLDDMTAEDLRRLASQLVVRQPGLIFDLLLQQSNSSVSEAAGVPGMPWCTCGLCREMPTDRERICCGQTPANCISKLPHFTQYCLDEGYLRIHRHYREDVTALGHATEPGDNRQYRCAAYRHFI encoded by the exons ATGGCATCCAGTTTTTCAACTCCAAGTGAACCA agtgACGAGGACGATGTGTCACAAAGTTCGCAGCGTTTGAGCCGAGGCAGGTCCGGTGGACGGTCGAGAGGACGAGCAAGAGGGTTCAGGGTACGAGGCAGAGGCCGAGGCCGAGGAACACGAGCTGTAGCTTCCAGAGCTGAGCACTCGGATAGAGTTGAACAGTATCGCCGTGACCATTTGGCTGCCACACAG AGACTTCTTGATGACATGACTGCTGAGGACCTAAGAAGGCTTGCATCACAGCTCGTCGTAAGGCAACCAGGCCTGATTTTTGATCTTCTATTGCAACAGAGCAATTCAAGCGTCTCAGAGGCAGCTGGAGTCCCAGGAATGCCCTGGTGTACTTGTGGGTTATGCAGGGAGATGCCAACCGACAGGGAGAGGATCTGCTGTGGTCAGACACCAGCTAATTGCATCAGCAAGCTACCACATTTTACCCAATATTGCCTTGATGAAGGATATCTTAGGATACATAGGCATTATCGAGAAGATGTGACAGCACTTGGCCATGCAACAGAGCCAGGTGATAACAGGCAGTACCGGTGTGCCGCCTATAGGCATTTCATATAA